Sequence from the Brevundimonas sp. SGAir0440 genome:
ATGGCAGGCGGAACGAAGACGTCGGGACTGACGGATCCGGACCGCATCTGGAGCGAGGCGTCCGTGCGCCTGCGCGCTGAAATCGGCGATGGTCCCTTCTCGTCCTATATCGCCCCGTCGGCCGTCCGCCTGGACAACGCCGGCCATCTGATCCTGGTCACCCCGACCGCCTATGCCCGCGACTGGGTGCGCAAGAACGCCCTGCGTCGCATGAACGAGCTGTGGCTGGGCCTGGACGGCCTGTCACGCCGTCTCGAGGTGCGCTGCCGCGCCGAAGTGGGTTCGGCCCCGCCGGCCTCGGCCGTGATGCCGGGCAATGTGGTGGACGCCGCCCCGCGCCTGGCCGCCTTCGCCGCCACGCCGCAGATGGCGCCCGCCGCCCCGATCAGCGCCGACGGCGCCCGCGCCGTTCGCGCCGCCGGTCTGCAGGATCGCCTGACATTCGACAGCTTCGTCGAGGGTCAGGGCAACGCCTTCGCCCTGGCCATCGCCAAACAGGTGGCCAGCTGGGCCGACGGACACTTCAACCCCGTCTTCTTCTGCGGCCCCTACGGTTACGGCAAGACCCATCTGCTGAACGCCATCGCCTGGGAGGCCCAGCGTCTGCGTCCCGAGGCCAAGGTCGTCTATCTGACCGCCGAACGCTTCCTGTCCACCTTCGTCAAGGCGATGCAGGACCGCTCGACCGCCGCCTTCAAGGAAAGCCTGCGCTCGGCCGACATGCTGCTGCTGGACGACGTCCAGTTCGTGGGCGGCAAGACCTCGACCCAGGAAGAACTGCTCTCGACCCTGACCGCCCTGATCGAGGACGGCAAACGCATCGTCTTCTCGGCCGACCGTGCGCCCATGGCCCTGACCGAGGTCGAGCCGCGCCTGCGCAGCCACCTCGCCGCCGGCCTGACCTGCCCGGTCGAGGCGGGCGACCGCGAGCTGAAGATCGCCGTGGCCCAGAACCGTCTGAAGGCCCTGTCAGCCCTGGGCGTCGTCCAGGGCGAGGCCAACCCCGAAGTCCTGGCCCAGCTGGTGGACCGCACCCCCGGCTCGATGCGCGAGCTCGAGGGCGCCGTGAACACTTTGGCCGCCGCCGCGGGCGCGCGCCTGTCGTCGGTGTCGGTGGACGAAGCCTCGACCCTTTTGGGCATGGCCATGCGCGGCGGTCCCGAGCGTCGCATCACCGTGGACGAGATTCAGAAGACGGTCGCCGACCACTTCAACATGAAACAGGCCGACCTGCTCAGCGAGCGCCGCACCCGTTCGATCGCTCGCCCGCGCCAAATCGCCATGTATCTGTGCAAGCAGCACACGACCCGCTCCTACCCCGACATCGGCCGTCGTTTCGGCGGACGTGACCACACCACGGTCCTGCACGGCGTGCGCAAGATCGAGGAGCTGATGCCGCAGGACGATCAGATCGCTCGCGACGTCGAGGCCCTGACGCGCAAGCTGCGGGGCTGAAGCTGTGGAGCAGCGGGTCTGACCCGTTGCTCCCGCCGCGCAATCCGCTAGTGTCCCAGGTCACTTAACCGCAGCCGCCTTGCGAGTCGGCCGCGCCGGGCGAGACGACATGCAGCTGACCATCGAACGATCCGCGCTCCTGAAGGCCCTGGGCCACGTGCAGAGCGTCGTCGAACGTCGAAACACCATTCCGATCCTGTCCAACGTCCTGCTGAGCGCGGGCCGCGACCGGCTGGCCTTCGCCGCCACCGATCTGGACATGGAGATGGTGGACGAGGCCGAGGCCCAGGTTCAGGTCGAGGGTCAGATCACGGCCCCCGCCCACACCCTGTACGAAATCGTGCGCAAGCTGCCGGAAGGCGCCGAGGTCTCGCTGCTCTATTCCGGCGACGATCCCCGCCTGGTCGTCTCGGCCGGCCGGTCGCGCTTCAACCTGCCGGTCCTGCCGGCGGGCGACTTCCCCGTCATGTCCACCGACAGCGCCGGGGCCTCCTACGTCCTGCCCAAGGAGGACCTGGCCCGCCTGATCGACAAGACCCGGTTCGCTGTATCGACCGAGGAAACCCGCTATTATCTGAACGGCCTTTATCTTCACACGGTCGCCGAACAGGGCATCCCCCTGCTGCGCGCCGTCGCCACCGACGGCCACCGCCTGGCCCTGGCCGAGACCCCGGCGCCCGAGGGCGCGGCCGGCGGCCCTGGCGTCATCGTGCCGCGCAAGACGGTGGACCAGGTCCGCCGCCTGCTGGACGACGCCGGCGGCGCGGTCGAGGTCACCGTCTCGGCCCAAAAGATCCGCTTCCAGATGGGCGAGGCGTCCCTGACGTCCAAGGTCATCGACGGCGCCTTCCCTGACTATCTGCGCGTCATTCCGCGCGGCAACGACAAACAGGCCGACATCGACAACGCCCTGTTCGCCAAGGCCGTCGATCGCGTCGCCACCATCTCGGCCGAGAAGAGCCGTTCGGTGAAACTGGCGTTCGACAACGACCGGGTGAAGCTGACCGTGCGCAACATGGAAGCCGGACAGGCCGAGGAAGAGGTCGAGATCGGCTATTCCGACGAACCGTTCGAGATCGGCTTCAACGCCCGCTACCTGCTGGACGTCGCCGGCCAGATCACCGGCGAAAACGCCGCCTTCCGCTTCGCCGACCCGGCCTCCCCGACCCTGGTGCTCGATCCGGGCGATCCGGGCGTTCAGTATGTGCTGATGCCGCTGCGGGTCTAGTCAGTGGCGAGTGATTAGTGGCGCGTGGCGAGCAGGATCAGCTTCGCATTGACTCGCCACGCGCCACTCGCCACTCGCCACTTGTGATCACCTCCCTCACCCTCACCGACTTCCGCTCGTATGCAGGCGCCCGGCTGGCGATGACCTCCGGGCCCGTGGTGCTGCATGGGCCGAACGGGGCGGGAAAGACCAATCTCTTGGAGGCGATCAGCCTGCTGACCCCCGGCAAGGGACTGCGGGGCGCGACGGCGGCCGAGATGGGGCGGCGCGAGCCGGGCGAGGCGACCGGACGCGCCTGGGCCGTCATGGTCGAACTGGACGACGAGACGCGGCTGGGCACCGGGGTCCAGGCGGCGGGGGCCGCGCGGCGTATCGTGCGGATCGACGGCGAGACAGCCCAGCCCGGGCGGCTGCTCGACTATCTGCGTCCCGTCTGGGCCACGCCGGAACAGGACCGGCTGTTCTCCGACGCGCGCGCCGAGCGGTTGAAGTTCTTCGACCGGCTGGTCTTCGCCGCCGATCCCGACCACGCCGCCAGCGTCTCCGCCTATGAAAAGGCGCTGCGAGAGCGGCTGCGCCTATTGAACGACGCCCAGGACGGGCGTGAGGCCGACCCCGTCTGGCTGGACGCCCTGGAGGTTCGGCTGGGCGAGGCCGGAGCCCGCGCCGCCCTCGCCCGCGTCGCCGCCCTGCACGCGCTCCAGGCCGCCATCGACGCCCGCAGCGATCGTCCCTTTCCTCAGGCCGACCTGGGTCTGGACGGCGCCGCCGAACAGATGGCCGAAGCGGGCGCCGAGGAGGACGAGATCGCCGCCGCCATCCGCGAGGGCCTGGCCAAGGCTCGCGCCCGAGACGGCGCCGCCGGACGCTCGCTGTTCGGGCCGCACCGCACCGACCTGACCGCGCTTCACCGCGAGAAACAGCGCCCCGCCGCCGAGGGCTCTTCGGGCGAGCAGAAGGCCCTGGTCCTGAACCTGATCCTGGCCCAGATCGCGCGGCTTTCCGATCACGCCGCCCGCCCGATCCTGCTGCTGGACGAAGCCCCCGCCCACCTCGACGAGGCGCGTCGCACGGCCCTGTTCGACGAGATCACGGCGCTGGATCTTCAGGCCTTCATGACCGGCACCGAACGCGACCTGTTCGCCGGTCTGGAAGGCCGCGCCCAGTTCGTCCGCGTGGCCGGCGGCGCGCTGGAAACCGACTAGGCTCCAATCGCGGAATTCCTCGCTTTTTCGCCGGAATTTCCTATATGTTGCGGGCTTCGGCGCGGTGCGATCCCGCCGTCGATTCGAGCGCCGGGTCCGGCGCTCCATCCCCGTCCCGGTCGGGACTTCAGAGCCAATGACTTCATGACCGATCCGATTGCCGACCTGCCCGAATACGGCGCCGATTCCATCAAGGTTCTCAAAGGCCTGGACGCCGTGCGCAAGCGCCCCGGCATGTATATCGGCGACACCGATGACGGCTCGGGCCTGCACCACATGGTCTATGAGGTGGTCGACAATGCGATCGATGAGGCCCTGGCCGGTCACGCCGACCTGGTCCAGGTCATCCTGAACAGCGACGGCTCGGTCACCGTGACCGACAACGGACGCGGCATTCCCACCGACATCCACGCCGAGGAAGGCGTATCCGCCGCCGAGGTCATCATGACCCAGCTGCACGCGGGCGGTAAGTTCGACCAGAACTCCTACAAGGTGTCCGGCGGTCTGCACGGCGTGGGCGTGTCGGTGGTCAACGCCCTGTCCGACTGGCTGCAGCTCAAGATCTATCGCGACGGCAAGCAGCACGAGATGCGCTTCGAGCGCGGCGACACGGTCAAGTCGCTGGAAGTCACGGGCGTCGCCCCGATGCGCGAAGACACCGGCAAACCGCTGAGCGGGACCGAGGTCACCTTCTTCCCGTCCGTCACGACCTTCAGCCACATCGACTTCGATCTGAAGACGCTGGAACACCGTCTGCGCGAACTGGCCTTCCTGAACTCGGGCGTGGTGATCAAGCTGGCCGACCAGCGCCACGCCGAGCCGGTCGAGATGATCCTGCACTACCAGGGCGGGGTCGAGGCCTTCGTGCGGCACCTCGACAAGTCGAAGACGCCGATCCTGAAGGACGTCATCGTCATTCGCGGCAAGAAGGAAGGGATCGAACTGGATCTCGCCCTGTGGTGGAACGACAGCTACCACGAGACCATGCTGTGCTTCACCAACAACATCCCCCAGCGGGATGGAGGCACCCACCTGTCGGCCTTCCGCGCCAGCCTGACCCGCGTCATGGGCGGCTATATCGAGAGCTCGGGCGCCGGAAAGAAGGAGAAGGTCTCCGTCACCGGCGAGGACGCCCGCGAGGGCCTAACCTGCGTCCTGTCGGTCAAGGTGCCGGATCCCAAGTTCAGCTCCCAGACCAAGGACAAGCTGGTCTCCTCCGAAGTGCGTCCGGCCGTCGAAAGCCTGTGCTCGGAAGGCTTGTCGACATGGTTCGAGGAGCATCCGGTCGAGGCCAAGCAGATCGTGGCCAAGATCATCGAGGCGGCGTCGGCCCGTGAGGCCGCCCGCAAGGCCCGCGACCTGACCCGCCGCAAATCCGCGCTGGAAATCTCGAGCCTGCCGGGCAAGCTGGCCGACTGCCAGGAGCGCGATCCCGCCAAGTCCGAACTGTTCATCGTCGAGGGCGATTCCGCCGGCGGCTCGGCCAAACAGGCGCGCAACCGCGAGAACCAGGCCGTCCTGCCCCTGCGCGGCAAGATCCTGAACGTCGAACGCGCGCGCTTTGACCGGATGCTGTCGTCGGACCTGATCGGCACGCTGATCCTGGCGCTCGGCACCGGCATCGGCCGCGACGACTTCAACGCCGACAAGCTGCGCTACCACAAGATCATCCTGATGGCGGACGCCGACGTCGACGGCGCCCACATCCGCACCCTGCTGCTGACCTTCTTCTATCGCCAGATGCCCGAGCTGATCACGCGCGGCCACGTCTATATCGCCCAGCCGCCCCTCTATAAGGTCTCCAAGGGCAAGCAGTCGCGCTACCTGAAGGATCAGGCCGAGATGGACGCCTATCTGATCGAGGAAGGTTCGTCAGAGGCCGAGCTGGACCTGTCCACGGGCGAGCGTCGCCTGGGTCTGGACCTGCAATCGCTGGTGCGCGAGGCCAAGGCCTTCAGCGCCGGCGTCGATCGCCTCAGCCAGCGCGCGCCCGCCTTCGCCATCGAACAGGCGGCGCTCGCCGGCCTGTTCGCCGACAACGCCGATATGACGGCCGCCTCGGCCGCCGCCGCCGTTCGCCTGAACCTGTATGCCGAAGAGGGCGATGGCGAATGGACGGGCGCGCCGGGCGAACAGGGCGCCGTGGTCTTCAGCCGCACCCGTCGCGCGGTGCAGGAAACGATCGTGCTGGAGGAAACCCTGATCCGTTCGCTGGACGCCCGTCGCCTGGCCGAACGCGCCGGCGCCTTCGACGGCGTTTTCAGCGCCCCGGCCACCTACCGCCGCAAGGACAAGTCCACGACCATTCGCGGTCCGCTGGATCTGCTGACCGCCGTGCTGGACGCCGGCAAGAAGGGTCTGTCGATCCAGCGCTACAAGGGCCTGGGCGAGATGAACCCCGAGCAGCTTTGGGAGACGACGCTGGACGTCAACGCCCGCACCCTGCTCCAGGTCTCGGTCGAGCACGAGGAAGACGCCAACGACCTGTTCGCCAAGCTGATGGGCGACGTGGTCGAACCGCGCCGCGAGTTCATCCAGGACAACGCCCTGGACGCCGCCGTCGACGTCTGACGGCGAAAGGGGCGCGGCCTACTGGCCGCGTCCGCCCGCGATGAAGGCCTGGATGGTCGGGAAGGCCGCCGTCTGGGGCCGCATGTCCTCGCAGGCGAAGGATTTGATGGCGCCATAGATGCCGCCGGCCGGTGTCGCTTCCCACGGCGTATCCTCGGAATAGCGATCGGTTTCCGCCCCGTCCGCGCCATAGGTCACTGTCGCGCCTGAACGCGACTGGCCGTCCGAGCACCGCACCATGACCTCTTCGGTCTCATGGCTGAGATTGGTCGCCTCGCCGCGCGCGGGCACCCGCGCCATCCGCGTCGTCGCCACGCCGTCCACCGGCGTCAGCGCATCGATATCCACCAGATAGACGGTGGTGTCGCTGCGTGAAAACGTGGCCCAGCTTTCGGCCGCCGATGGCGATGCGATCGCCGCCGTCGCCAGGATCGCCGCCACGCCGATTGTTCTGATCATCCTCTTCCCTCCCCAGGCAAGGCGATCATTTCATACCCGCGCGCGCGAGAATTCAATCTCTCGCGAAGGCTCCGAAAGCGTTTTCGATCAGGGCCGATCGCGAGACGGCAGGGCCTCGATCTCAGTGGTCGTCAGCTTCCTGGCGATGCGCACGCGGCACGGTTGAGGGCCCGTCGCCGGACTGAGCAAGGCGGCCTGATCGCCGGGACACAGGCGGCTGGATCCGGCGACAGGTTCCAGTGCGATCGACAGGGCGCGGGTCATGTCGCGACAGAAGGGGGTCTCGATCTGAAACACCCCGGCGTCGGCTGTGCGGACATACAGGGTCTGGTCGTTCGGCGCGGTGAAGTTTCGCACCAGATTGGGCCGGAAACACTGGCCGGCGTCGGCGCGGCTGGCCGTCGCCACGCCCGGCGAGGGCGCACAGGCCGACACGGCGAGGAAAGCCGCAGACGACAGAATGAGGCGATGCATAGTCAACTCCTGAACAAGCCCCCGCTTCATCCTGCGCGCGTCGGCGAGGACGATGCAAGGGTGTCCGTCAGAACCGAAGACCGACGGGGCGACACGCGCGCCGACAGATCGCCCGGCAGCGGCGAGGGCTGACCCAGGACGAGGGCGGCGATATGCTCGCCCAGCAAGGGCGCGACGCAAAACCCGCGCGACCCCAGACCGCCGAGCATATAGAGGCCGTCATCGAGGGCGCCCGCCACAGGCAGGCGATCCGGCGTCGTGGCGCGGACCGCCGCCCGATGCTGCACCGGCCCGGCCGCCGCGATGCGCTTGGCCAACGCCGGCAGGCGCGCTTCCAAGGTCGCCAGATTTCGCGCGCTGTCGTCCTCGCGAGGCGCCGTGTCGGTGTCGCCCCGGTCATGGGTCGCGCCGAATAGCACGACTTGGCCCGTCGAAACCGCATAGCCGCCCCAGGCCATCGGATGGACGGTCACGTCCCCGTCGATCCAGTCCGCCTGGCCCCGAACGGGCGACAGGCGCGGCGTCTGGTCGAACCCGTCCAGCAGGGCGGCCGATCCCCAACCGGCGGCGAGAACCACCATATCGACCTCGCCCAGCACCGCGTCGTCTTCGCCGATCAGCCGCCAGCAGCCGTCGGCGCGCTTCAGCCGTGTCACGCGCTCAGCGCGCATCTCAGTGTCCGAAAGCCAGTTCGAGAGCACCGCCGCAGGGCGTAGCGCGAACGCCCCCTTCATCAGCAGACCGCCCTGCCCCGTCGCTTCGCCAGCGACGGCTGACGCCGCCCCGTCGTCCAGCACCACCATGTCACCGTCATTCCAGATCGGCTGGCGGGCGATCTTTTCGAACCGGGCGGCATCGCGCGGCGCCTGAGGCAGTTGCAGCACGCCGTGGCCCGTGACGGCGTCCGGAATCGCGGCATAGAGATCGCCCGCCCGCTCCAGCGCCTGGGCGTGCAGGGCGGCGATGCCGTGATCGCCGGCATCCAGACGTGGTGTGACCAGGGCCGCCGGAAAGCCAGAGCCGCCTGCGCCCGGGCGCTCGCCCTCGAACACCATCGCCCGGACGCCCTGCGCCTTCAGGGCCCGCACCACCGATGCGCCGGCGATGCCCGCGCCGATCACGGCGACGGTGGGCTGCGGCGTCGGTTCGAAAGCCGAGGGCAGATGGGCCTCGAGCCGCTCGCGCTTGCGGCCATGACCGGGGCGCTTCTCGACGACGAAACCCTGCTCGGCCAGGCCCCGCCGCACGGCTCCGGCGACGGTGAAGGTGGCCAGGCGCGCGCCCGGCGCCGAGCGCTTGGCGATCAAGGCCATCACCTCGGGTGACCACATGCCCGGGTTCAGCGCAGGCGAGAAACCGTCCAGGAACCAGGCGTCCGCCGTTCCCGACCACTGCTCCAGCGCCCAGGCCGCGTCGCCTACGCCCACGTCCAGCACGGCGTCGAAGCCCGGCAGGTCCACCCGGTGAAAGCCCGGCGTCGCGGCCGGCCAATTCGCGATCAAGGCCTCGGTCGCCTCCGCCAGTTCGGGCCAGGCGTCCAGCGCCCGCGCCGCCTCCGCCGCCGTCAGCGGATACCCCTCGATAGAGAAGATGTGCAGCCGCCCGCCCTCGGGCCGGGTCCGTCGCCATAGTTCCAGCAGGGCGGCGATGTTCAACCCCGTGCCGAACCCCAGCTCGGCCACCGCGAAATAATCGCGGCCCGTCCAGGCGTCCGGCAGGCCACACCCCGCCAGAAACACCGCCCGCGCCTCAGCCAGGCCGTCGTCTCGGGAGAAGTAGACGTCGCCGAACCGGCCGGAGCGCGGCTCGCCCTCTTCGGTCCAGGTCAGCAGGGGCGAGGCGTCGTCGTCAGGCGTCATCGCGCGGCTCTAGCACCTTCGTCGCCGACATGAAAAAGGCCGCTCCCGTTGGAGCGGCCTCTTCGGGTTTAGGTTTCGACGCGGCCTAGTGCGCGGCCGCCGAACCGTGCGCGGGCGCGACGGGCGCGGGCGCGGCGGCTGAGGCGTCGGCGCCCTGCATCGTCGTGGCGGCCTGGGCGGCGGTGTCTTCCTGAATAGCCTGATTGGCCGCCGCTTCGGCGTCCTTTGCGGCCTGATCGACCGTCAAGGCAGCTTCTTCAGCGCTGCCGGCGGCCTCGACCGCATCGGTGGCCGGCGCTTCGGCCTTTTCTTCCGGGGCCTTGCTGCAGGCGGCCAGGACCAGGAACGCGGCGGATGCGGCGACGAGGGCTTTGATACGCATGAAGATGTCTCCGAAGCTTGCGAGACCGGAACGTCTCTTGGCGCAAACGATAGGGCCGCCGCGCTTGGCAGGGCAAGTTAAGATCAGGAAAGTCGGGATCAGTCGGCGGTGATGCTGTTCAGCGCCTCTTCCATCTCGCTGAACGAAGGCTGCGAGGAAGAAGGAATGTCGCCGCGGCCGATCTCGACCGAGATCTGGGCGGCGTTGCCGTGCAGGTGGGCGACCAGAACCGATTGGATGATCTTATAGTAGGCGGCTTCCTCGTTGATGATTGCGGTCAGGCGCGCCGCGAACGGACCCACCAGACCATAGGCCAGGAACACACCCATGAAGGTGCCGACCAGGGCGCCGCCGATCATGGTGCCCAGCACCTCGGGCGGCTCGGTGATCGAACCCATGGTCTTGATGACCCCCAGCACGGCGGCGACGATGCCCAGCGCCGGCAGGCCGTCGGCCAGGTTCTGAAGCGCGTGGGCGTTTTCCAGATGCTCGTGATGGTGCTTTTCGAGCTGCTTTTCCATCGCATCCTCGACCTGGTGCGGATCCTCCAGGTTCATCGTCATCATCCGCAGGGTGTCGCAGATGAAGTCGACGGCGAAATGGTCCTTCAGCACCTTGGGGTACTTCTGGAAGATGGTCGATTCCTTGGGCTTTTCGATATGGCTTTCCAGCGCCACCACGCCCTTGGACTTCATCGTCTTGGTCAGCTGAAACAGCAGCGACAGCAGGTCCTTGTAGTCCTGCTTCTTCCACTTCGGCCCGGCAAAGGTCTTGCCCAGCCCGCCCATGGCCCCCTTGATCACCGGCATGGAGTTGGAGATCAGGAAGGCGGCGATGCCCGCTCCGCCGATCGCCATCAGCTCGTGCGGCGCGGCGTGCAGGATCACTTCGAACTTGCCGCCCGAAATGGCGTAGCTGCCGAAGACGAGGCCGAACAGCAGCACGATGCCGATGATCTGGAACATGGAGGCGAACAATCCTGACGCGAGAGGTCGGGACTATCGCCATTAATCATTAAGACGGCGTTTCGCGAACGCCGCCTTCCCAGTCGTTACAGACGGCTTTCGCCCTTCAGAATGGCGTTGCGTCCGGCCGCCGTCAGCTTCTGATAGCCCGCAGCCCCGCCCCGCACATAAAGGGTGGCGCCGGTCTTGGACGGATCGAACCCGTCGACCACCAGATCGGCCTTGCGGTATTTGAAGGTGCCGGTCGTCTCGGCCGATTTGATCAGCCGCACAAACACCGGTTGGGCATAGGCGGGCAGTTTGGCCTCGACATGATCGGAAAAGGCCTGGGCGTCGAACTTGCCTTCCACCACCAGGGCCGCCATGCCGGCCTTGCCGTCCTGGGCCGGCACAGGCACGCCATAGACGATGGCTTCGGTCACGCCCGGCGCGTCCATCAGCACCTGTTCGACCTCTGAGGTCGAGACGTTCTCGCCCTTCCAGCGGAAGGTGTCGCCCATCCGGTCGACGAAGTAGAAATAGCCTTCCTTGTCCTGCTTCATCAGGTCGCCGGTGCGGAACCAGCGGTCGCCCTTCTTGAACACATCGGTCAGGATCTTCTTCTGCGAGGCGGCCTTGTCGGCATAGCCCGAGAAGTCGTGGCGGATGTCGTTGCCGATCAAGCCGATGGCCTCGCCGACCTCGCCGACGCGCGCCAGGCGACACAGGCCGTCCGAGCCGCGGATCGGCTGTTCCGTCTCCACGTCGAACTCGACCAGGCGGATATTGATCTGCGACTTCAGGAAGCTGGGCACCCGACCGATCGCGCCCTGTTTGCCGTCGAAGTTGAACAGCGAGACATTGCCTTCGGTCGAGCCGTAGAACTCCAGGATGTCAGGAATCTTGAACCGGCTCTGGAAGTCGGGCCAGACATCGGCGCGCAGGCCGTTGCCGAACGCCAGACGAAGCTTGTGCTTGGTCTCGTCCTCGTGCGGCGGGCAGTTGACCAGATAGCGGCACAGCTCGCCGATATAGACGAACATGGTCGCGCCCGACGAGCGCACGTCGGGCCAGAAGGTGCTGGCCGAGAACTTCTTGCGGATTACCAGCCGCGCGCCGTTCAGCAACGCCGCGCCCACGCCGACCAAGCCGCCGGTCGAGTGATACAGCGGCAGGACGTTGAAAATCCGGTCCTCGGGCGTCGAACGCGTGGCGCCGGCGAAGGCGCGCATATAGGTCCGGGCGCGCGAATGCGGGATGCGCGCCGCCTTGGGCAGACCGGTCGTACCGGAGGTGTAGATATAAAGGGCGGTGTCGCGGTTGGTCAGGCCTTCGCGCGCCGACTTGGACGGCCGGACCGAGGACCCGCCGCGCACGGGCTTGTCCAGTCCGCGACGGTCGCTGGTCTCCAGATCGTCGGTCAGGCCAAGAACCCAGAGCGCCAGGTTGTGGTCGACCAGAGGCCGCGCCTCCTCGATCTGACGCCAGCAATCCTCATCCGCGACGACGTTGAACGCCTTGGAGATGGCCAGGCAGTGGGCCAGCCCCTGCCCGTTCAGATTGGTGTTGATCAGGGCCGTGGCGATGCCGACCTTGGAGAAGCCGATCCACGCCGCCAGATACTCGATCCGGTTGGTCATCATCAGGGCGATGGTGTCGCTGCGACGCAGGCCCCGGTTCTTGGCCCAATGGGCGAAGCGGTTCGCCATGGCGTCCAGGTCGCGATAGGTCAGGGTGCGCTGACCGTCGTCGATGGCGATGTTGTCGGCGAACTTGTCGACCGCTTCTTCGAAGTCGTCACAGAGCAGGACGTCGCTGTCCAACTCGATCGGCTTGATGCGTTTCAACAGACGGAACAGGCCGCGCGCGAACCGGACATCCCTGCGGATATTGGCTACAAAACCCATGCGCGCCGTACTCCGGTCAATGCGTGTTCGCTCCCGTCCGGTGATGGACGAAGGCGGCCGGTCGGGTCAACCGTAGGGTCCGCAATCCTTCGCGAACCTGACGAATTGCCGTCCGGCCGTGATCCATTTGTTCGGTTGACGCGGCGGAAATCCAGAGCGCCGCCCTGCTTTTTATTGCCGCATTGACCGCAAATGCGGCGGGCGGGCGCACGGTCTTCGCCGCATTCCGGGCGGAAACGGTGTTTCTTCGGGGCTTTTGCCCTTTACGCGGAACGGCGTTGCGGGACGGCGGGTTGGTTGATCGACGTTATGGAGGACAGAAACAATGTCTATGACCTATGCCAACGCCAATACCGAAGCCCGCGCTGAGGACACGACCTTCGTTCCGCGCTACGCCCGCACGACCAAGTCCAAGAAGTCGGTGAAGACCTGGATGATCCTGGCCCCGATCGGCGCGGTGGTGCTGCTGGGCAGCGGCGTCGCCATGATGATGGGCGGCGAACA
This genomic interval carries:
- the dnaN gene encoding DNA polymerase III subunit beta yields the protein MQLTIERSALLKALGHVQSVVERRNTIPILSNVLLSAGRDRLAFAATDLDMEMVDEAEAQVQVEGQITAPAHTLYEIVRKLPEGAEVSLLYSGDDPRLVVSAGRSRFNLPVLPAGDFPVMSTDSAGASYVLPKEDLARLIDKTRFAVSTEETRYYLNGLYLHTVAEQGIPLLRAVATDGHRLALAETPAPEGAAGGPGVIVPRKTVDQVRRLLDDAGGAVEVTVSAQKIRFQMGEASLTSKVIDGAFPDYLRVIPRGNDKQADIDNALFAKAVDRVATISAEKSRSVKLAFDNDRVKLTVRNMEAGQAEEEVEIGYSDEPFEIGFNARYLLDVAGQITGENAAFRFADPASPTLVLDPGDPGVQYVLMPLRV
- the recF gene encoding DNA replication/repair protein RecF; its protein translation is MITSLTLTDFRSYAGARLAMTSGPVVLHGPNGAGKTNLLEAISLLTPGKGLRGATAAEMGRREPGEATGRAWAVMVELDDETRLGTGVQAAGAARRIVRIDGETAQPGRLLDYLRPVWATPEQDRLFSDARAERLKFFDRLVFAADPDHAASVSAYEKALRERLRLLNDAQDGREADPVWLDALEVRLGEAGARAALARVAALHALQAAIDARSDRPFPQADLGLDGAAEQMAEAGAEEDEIAAAIREGLAKARARDGAAGRSLFGPHRTDLTALHREKQRPAAEGSSGEQKALVLNLILAQIARLSDHAARPILLLDEAPAHLDEARRTALFDEITALDLQAFMTGTERDLFAGLEGRAQFVRVAGGALETD
- the gyrB gene encoding DNA topoisomerase (ATP-hydrolyzing) subunit B, whose protein sequence is MTDPIADLPEYGADSIKVLKGLDAVRKRPGMYIGDTDDGSGLHHMVYEVVDNAIDEALAGHADLVQVILNSDGSVTVTDNGRGIPTDIHAEEGVSAAEVIMTQLHAGGKFDQNSYKVSGGLHGVGVSVVNALSDWLQLKIYRDGKQHEMRFERGDTVKSLEVTGVAPMREDTGKPLSGTEVTFFPSVTTFSHIDFDLKTLEHRLRELAFLNSGVVIKLADQRHAEPVEMILHYQGGVEAFVRHLDKSKTPILKDVIVIRGKKEGIELDLALWWNDSYHETMLCFTNNIPQRDGGTHLSAFRASLTRVMGGYIESSGAGKKEKVSVTGEDAREGLTCVLSVKVPDPKFSSQTKDKLVSSEVRPAVESLCSEGLSTWFEEHPVEAKQIVAKIIEAASAREAARKARDLTRRKSALEISSLPGKLADCQERDPAKSELFIVEGDSAGGSAKQARNRENQAVLPLRGKILNVERARFDRMLSSDLIGTLILALGTGIGRDDFNADKLRYHKIILMADADVDGAHIRTLLLTFFYRQMPELITRGHVYIAQPPLYKVSKGKQSRYLKDQAEMDAYLIEEGSSEAELDLSTGERRLGLDLQSLVREAKAFSAGVDRLSQRAPAFAIEQAALAGLFADNADMTAASAAAAVRLNLYAEEGDGEWTGAPGEQGAVVFSRTRRAVQETIVLEETLIRSLDARRLAERAGAFDGVFSAPATYRRKDKSTTIRGPLDLLTAVLDAGKKGLSIQRYKGLGEMNPEQLWETTLDVNARTLLQVSVEHEEDANDLFAKLMGDVVEPRREFIQDNALDAAVDV
- a CDS encoding DUF6491 family protein; protein product: MHRLILSSAAFLAVSACAPSPGVATASRADAGQCFRPNLVRNFTAPNDQTLYVRTADAGVFQIETPFCRDMTRALSIALEPVAGSSRLCPGDQAALLSPATGPQPCRVRIARKLTTTEIEALPSRDRP
- the mnmC gene encoding FAD-dependent 5-carboxymethylaminomethyl-2-thiouridine(34) oxidoreductase MnmC, which codes for MTPDDDASPLLTWTEEGEPRSGRFGDVYFSRDDGLAEARAVFLAGCGLPDAWTGRDYFAVAELGFGTGLNIAALLELWRRTRPEGGRLHIFSIEGYPLTAAEAARALDAWPELAEATEALIANWPAATPGFHRVDLPGFDAVLDVGVGDAAWALEQWSGTADAWFLDGFSPALNPGMWSPEVMALIAKRSAPGARLATFTVAGAVRRGLAEQGFVVEKRPGHGRKRERLEAHLPSAFEPTPQPTVAVIGAGIAGASVVRALKAQGVRAMVFEGERPGAGGSGFPAALVTPRLDAGDHGIAALHAQALERAGDLYAAIPDAVTGHGVLQLPQAPRDAARFEKIARQPIWNDGDMVVLDDGAASAVAGEATGQGGLLMKGAFALRPAAVLSNWLSDTEMRAERVTRLKRADGCWRLIGEDDAVLGEVDMVVLAAGWGSAALLDGFDQTPRLSPVRGQADWIDGDVTVHPMAWGGYAVSTGQVVLFGATHDRGDTDTAPREDDSARNLATLEARLPALAKRIAAAGPVQHRAAVRATTPDRLPVAGALDDGLYMLGGLGSRGFCVAPLLGEHIAALVLGQPSPLPGDLSARVSPRRSSVLTDTLASSSPTRAG
- the motA gene encoding flagellar motor stator protein MotA; the protein is MFQIIGIVLLFGLVFGSYAISGGKFEVILHAAPHELMAIGGAGIAAFLISNSMPVIKGAMGGLGKTFAGPKWKKQDYKDLLSLLFQLTKTMKSKGVVALESHIEKPKESTIFQKYPKVLKDHFAVDFICDTLRMMTMNLEDPHQVEDAMEKQLEKHHHEHLENAHALQNLADGLPALGIVAAVLGVIKTMGSITEPPEVLGTMIGGALVGTFMGVFLAYGLVGPFAARLTAIINEEAAYYKIIQSVLVAHLHGNAAQISVEIGRGDIPSSSQPSFSEMEEALNSITAD